The Buchnera aphidicola (Cinara curtihirsuta) genome includes a region encoding these proteins:
- the gltX gene encoding glutamate--tRNA ligase: protein MKIKTRFSPSPTGLLHIGGLRTALYSWLFARKNNGTFILRIEDTDIKRVNDNSIKDILYVLNYLGLFWDKEPFYQSNRLKIYKDIISSMLKNNIAYKCYCSQDRLNKLRKNQILNKQKPKYDRKCRYKNSCIKKFNIPYVVRFKNPTSGLVKFTDMIRGEICISNKELDDLIIQRSNGMPTYNFCVVVDDWKMNITHIIRGEDHINNTPRQINLLNALNARIPVYAHVSMILDSEGKKLSKRNHVMSVSNYIHKGFIPEAILNYVLRLGWSYKDKEIFTINEMKNLFNLQSLSKSPSIVNDKKLLWLNHYHLNNLPFEKVYQYFIMYTQIKKIFLDKNIDMKGLIKDFLCHHKTLHEFALSYRYFYKDINLSKILDIHVYCSIFNLKILKFLYKKFFLLTQWSISNILLLINKSILKFKVCFKDIAVLIRISIAGKKDTPNISSIILYIGKNKFLSRIKNLIKYIELKILEK, encoded by the coding sequence ATGAAAATTAAAACTAGATTTTCTCCTAGTCCAACCGGACTATTACATATTGGTGGTTTACGAACTGCTTTATATTCATGGCTGTTTGCGCGTAAAAATAACGGAACATTTATTCTGCGTATTGAAGATACTGATATAAAAAGAGTAAATGATAATTCTATTAAAGACATTTTATATGTTTTAAATTACCTGGGTTTATTTTGGGATAAAGAGCCTTTTTATCAAAGTAATCGATTAAAGATATATAAAGATATAATATCATCTATGTTAAAAAATAATATTGCATATAAATGTTATTGTTCACAGGATCGATTAAATAAATTAAGAAAAAATCAAATTTTAAATAAACAAAAACCAAAATATGATAGAAAATGTAGATATAAAAATTCTTGTATTAAAAAATTTAATATTCCGTATGTTGTTCGATTTAAAAATCCTACTTCTGGATTAGTTAAATTTACAGATATGATTCGAGGAGAAATATGTATTTCTAATAAAGAATTAGACGATTTAATTATTCAGAGATCTAATGGTATGCCAACATACAATTTTTGTGTGGTTGTTGATGACTGGAAAATGAATATAACACATATTATTAGAGGTGAAGATCATATTAATAACACTCCTAGACAAATTAATTTATTAAATGCTTTAAATGCAAGAATTCCGGTTTATGCCCATGTATCAATGATTTTGGATTCTGAAGGAAAAAAATTATCTAAAAGAAATCATGTAATGAGTGTTAGTAATTATATTCATAAAGGTTTCATACCAGAAGCGATATTAAATTATGTTTTAAGATTAGGATGGTCTTATAAAGATAAAGAGATCTTTACGATTAATGAAATGAAAAATTTATTTAATTTACAATCTCTTAGTAAATCTCCTAGTATTGTAAATGATAAAAAGCTTTTATGGTTAAATCACTATCATTTAAATAATCTTCCTTTTGAAAAAGTATATCAATATTTTATTATGTATACTCAAATAAAAAAAATTTTTTTAGATAAAAATATTGATATGAAAGGTTTAATAAAGGATTTTTTATGTCATCATAAAACTTTGCATGAATTTGCTTTATCCTATCGTTATTTTTATAAAGATATTAATTTATCAAAAATACTTGATATTCATGTGTATTGTAGTATTTTTAATTTAAAGATATTAAAATTTTTATATAAAAAATTTTTTTTATTAACCCAATGGAGTATATCAAATATTCTTTTATTAATAAACAAATCTATACTAAAGTTTAAAGTATGTTTTAAAGATATAGCAGTTTTAATTAGAATCAGTATTGCAGGTAAAAAAGATACACCTAATATTTCTTCTATAATTTTATATATTGGAAAGAATAAATTTTTATCTAGAATAAAAAATTTAATAAAATATATAGAATTAAAAATATTAGAGAAATAA
- a CDS encoding flagellar hook-basal body complex protein FliE — MKINRIQKKIIKFAEPIKIKNEKKNKKFIKIFKNILKKPVYIKNNIQKKNNKIISKKKVSIKEIELKKKQINILIQINNKIIKTYEEIMNMPV; from the coding sequence ATGAAAATAAATCGTATACAAAAAAAAATTATAAAGTTCGCAGAACCTATAAAAATAAAAAATGAAAAGAAAAATAAAAAATTTATTAAAATATTCAAAAATATATTAAAAAAACCAGTTTATATTAAAAATAATATACAAAAAAAAAATAATAAAATTATCTCTAAAAAAAAAGTAAGTATCAAAGAAATAGAACTTAAAAAAAAACAAATAAATATATTAATACAAATTAATAATAAAATAATAAAAACATATGAAGAAATAATGAATATGCCGGTTTAA